Proteins found in one Dioscorea cayenensis subsp. rotundata cultivar TDr96_F1 unplaced genomic scaffold, TDr96_F1_v2_PseudoChromosome.rev07_lg8_w22 25.fasta BLBR01000938.1, whole genome shotgun sequence genomic segment:
- the LOC120255308 gene encoding transmembrane 9 superfamily member 1-like, with amino-acid sequence MVLSAFRSAAFPALLILLAVSTATASESDHKYQVEEPVTLWVNKVGPYNNPQETYNYYSLPFCQSSENPTHKWGGLGEVLGGNELIDSHIDIKFQKNVSKSTICIIELDVPKLKQFKEAVMSSYWFELFIDGLPMWGFVGETDKKNENKHYLFTHKDIEIQYNGNQIIHVNLTQESPKLLESGKSFEMTYSVKWMPTNVTFVRRFEVYLDHPFFEHQIHWFSIFNSFMMVIFLTGLVSMILMRTLRNDYAKYAREDDDLDNMERDVSEESGWKLVHGDVFRPPQNLVLLSALVGSGAQLAILVLLVILLAIIGMLYIGRGAIVTTFIVCYAFTSFISGYVSGGLYSRNGGKNWIKSMIITASIFPFMCFGIGFVLNTIAIFYRSLAAIPFGTIVAVFVMWAFISFPLALLGTVVGRNWSGSPNNPCRVKTIPRPIPEKKWYLTPSVISLMGGLLPFGSIFIEMYFIFTSFWNYKVYYVYGFMLLVFLILIIVTVCVTIVGTYFLLNAENYHWQWTSFFAAASTAAYVFLYSIYYYHIKTKMSGFFQTSFYFGYTLMFCFGLGILCGAVGYLGSALFVRRIYRNIKCD; translated from the exons ATGGTGCTTTCCGCCTTCCGATCCGCCGCCTTCCCTGCCCTTCTTATCCTCCTTGCCGTCTCAACGGCCACCGCCTCTGAGTCCGATCATAAG TATCAAGTAGAAGAACCTGTTACACTCTGGGTGAATAAGGTTGGCCCTTACAATAATCCTCAGGAAACATACAACTATTATAGCCTTCCATTTTGTCAGTCATCTGAGAACCCTACCCACAAATGGGGTGGGCTTGGAGAGGTTTTAGGTGGCAATGAGCTGATTGATAGCCACATTGACATAAAGTTTCAGA AGAATGTTAGCAAAAGTACTATTTGTATTATTGAGCTTGACGTTCCTAAGTTGAAGCAGTTCAAGGAAGCAGTGATGAGCTCTTACTGGTTTGAACTCTTCATTG ATGGCTTACCTATGTGGG GTTTTGTTGGAGAGACAgacaaaaagaatgaaaataagcATTACCTGTTCACGCACAAGGACATTGAGATACAATATAATGGTAATCAG ATCATCCATGTTAATCTAACTCAAGAATCGCCCAAACTCTTGGAAAGTGGGAAATCTTTTGAAATGACTTACTCGGTTAAATGGATGCCAACAAATGTAACTTTTGTTCGCCGTTTTGAGGTTTACTTGGATCATCCTTTCTTCGAACACCAG ATTCACTGGTTCTCTATTTTCAATTCATTTATGATGGTTATTTTCCTCACTGGTCTTGTGTCCATGATATTGATGCGAACTCTTAGGAATGATTATGCAAAATATGCTCGAGAAGATGATGATTTGGATAACATG GAAAGAGATGTGAGTGAAGAATCTGGATGGAAACTTGTTCATGGCGATGTTTTTCGCCCTCCACAAAATTTAGTTCTTCTTTCAGCTCTTGTTGGTTCTGGTGCTCAGCTGgcaattcttgttcttcttgtcaTTCTACTGGCAATCATTGGGATGCTATATATTGG GAGAGGAGCTATTGTTACAACTTTCATAGTTTGCTATGCTTTTACTTCATTCATTTCAGGCTATGTTAGTGGTGGGCTATATTCCAGGAATGGAG GAAAAAATTGGATTAAGTCAATGATTATCACAGCATCAATTTTCCCTTTTATGTGCTTTGGAATCGGCTTCGTACTCAATACCATTGCTATATTCTACCGGTCGTTGGCAGCTATTCCCTTTGGGACAATTGTTGCAGTCTTTGTGATGTGGGCATTCATCTCATTTCCTCTGGCACTTTTAGGAACTGTTGTGGGAAGGAATTGGAGTGGTTCCCCAAATAATCCATGCCGTGTGAAAACCATTCCTCGCCCCATCCCTGAGAAGAAATGGTATCTCACTCCATCTGTTATTTCGCTGATGGGAGGGCTACTTCCTTTTGGCAGCATCTTCATTgagatgtatttcattttcacatCCTTCTGGAACTACAAG GTGTACTATGTCTATGGCTTCATGTTACTGGTTTTCCTTATCCTCATCATCGTCACCGTCTGTGTCACAATAGTGGGCACGTATTTCTTATTGAACGCTGAGAACTACCATTGGCAGTGGACTTCTTTCTTCGCGGCTGCTTCCACAGCTGCCTATGTGTTCCTTTACTCAATATATTACTACCATATCAAAACAAAGATGTCCGGCTTTTTCCAGACTAGCTTCTATTTCGGATACACTCTGATGTTCTGTTTCGGACTAGGCATACTCTGCG GTGCTGTGGGATATCTAGGCTCGGCCTTGTTTGTAAGAAGGATTTACAGAAATATCAAGTGCGATTAA